A segment of the Gemmatimonadota bacterium genome:
AGTTCGTGGGTTTCCTGTATGCCGACGAACTCTTCCGCATACCGCTTCATGACGTATGCCAGGTGATAGGTGAGCACCTTGTGCAGCGGCATGAACGACATGGACGTCTCGCGCAGGGACTGGGCATGCTTCTCTTCGATCCAGATTGTCGGCATGTTCGGCAGGAAAGGATCCCCCCGTTCAGTGGGAATTTCCGTAATGTCGAGCTGCGATTCGCTGTCGGCGTACAGGACGCAGCCGGGTCGCAGAACTCCCCTGGCAACGGGAATCTCCTGGAGCAGGATCGCGTAGGCGTTCTCGGCGATGTTCTCGTTGAATCGAACGTGGATGCCGGGAAAGGGCACCCCGAGGTCGAGATACAGGGCGCGCCTTATCTTCGCGGCTTCCCGGTTCAGGAGACGCATGTCGAGGTGCGGCTGCAGGGAAGCGGATATGTCGACCAGCAGGGGCGGACCCAGGGTGACTTCCTGTTTGCCCGTCAACTGCGCTTCCACTTCGGCCTCGGAGCTTGTTTCCGTCGATATGGGTGTAAGAATCGAAGAGACTTGGCTTTCCGCGTTGTCCTCCTCCTTCTTTCTGGAAGCCCTGAGCAGCAGAAGCCCGGCGCCGGAGGTTGCCGCGGCCAGGGCAAGAAAAGTGAACATGGGGAAACCGGGAACCAGGCTGAACGCCACCATGAGCGCGCCCGCGACAAGCAGGGCCCGTGGCTGGGCGCCGAATTGCCGGCCGATGTCGCTGGCCAGGTTTTCCGTCTCGTCGGTGCTGACCCGGGTGACGATGATTCCCGCCGTCATGGCGATCAGCAAAGCGGGAATCTGCGCCACCAGCCCGTCTCCGATAGTAAGGATCGAGTAGATCTGAATGGCCTCGTCGAAGTTCAGGCCGCGCTGCGTCATGCCGATGATCAGCCCGCCGACAAGGTTTACGCCGATGATGATCAGTCCGGCGATGGCGTCCCCCTTGACGAACTTCATGGCGCCGTCCATCGAGCCGTAGAGCTGGCTCTCCTTCTCGACCACCTGCCGCCGCCGGCGCGCCTCGGCCATGTTGATCACACCGGCGCGCATGTCCCCGTCTATGCTCATCTGCTTGCCGGGCATCGCATCGAGGGAAAAGCGTGCGCTCACTTCGGCCACGCGCTCCGCGCCCTTGGTTACCACCAGGAACTGGACGATGGTGATGATCAGGAAGATCACCATGCCGATCACGAGGTTGCCGGCGACGACGAAGTTGCCGAACGTGTCGA
Coding sequences within it:
- the sctV gene encoding type III secretion system export apparatus subunit SctV; this encodes MPVPENAQNILYGITQRKDVLLASLLVAIIFMMILPLPTELVDVLIGMSMGISVVLLMLAIYIRTASDFFAFPAVLLLSTLFRLALSITTTRLVLLQADAGAIIDTFGNFVVAGNLVIGMVIFLIITIVQFLVVTKGAERVAEVSARFSLDAMPGKQMSIDGDMRAGVINMAEARRRRQVVEKESQLYGSMDGAMKFVKGDAIAGLIIIGVNLVGGLIIGMTQRGLNFDEAIQIYSILTIGDGLVAQIPALLIAMTAGIIVTRVSTDETENLASDIGRQFGAQPRALLVAGALMVAFSLVPGFPMFTFLALAAATSGAGLLLLRASRKKEEDNAESQVSSILTPISTETSSEAEVEAQLTGKQEVTLGPPLLVDISASLQPHLDMRLLNREAAKIRRALYLDLGVPFPGIHVRFNENIAENAYAILLQEIPVARGVLRPGCVLYADSESQLDITEIPTERGDPFLPNMPTIWIEEKHAQSLRETSMSFMPLHKVLTYHLAYVMKRYAEEFVGIQETHELFERLQETYPELIKEAQRVLPIHQTSEVLQRLVGEDVSIRNVRLILESLVEWGQQEKDVVMLT